The following nucleotide sequence is from Pasteurella multocida.
GCTGGCTGATCCACAACTAATGGAAGCCGATCCTGATGCTGAATATGCGGCAGTGATTGAAATTGACCTCGCTGAAATCAAAGAACCGATTTTATGTGCACCAAATGATCCCGATGACGCGCGTTTATTGTCCGAAGTCCAAGGCGATAAAATTGATGAAGTCTTTATCGGATCTTGCATGACAAATATAGGTCACTTCCGTGCAGCAGGAAAATTATTAGCCAAGTTCAAAGGCATGATTCCAACTCGCCTCTGGATTGCCCCACCAACTAAAATGGATGCGGCATTATTAAGTGAAGAAGGTTATTACAGTATTTATGGTAAAAGTGGCGCACGGATTGAGATTCCAGGTTGTTCATTATGCATGGGTAACCAAGCGCGTGTTGCTGATAATGCCACGGTGGTTTCTACTTCAACGCGTAACTTCCCGAACCGTTTAGGACAAGGCGCAAATGTTTATCTTGCATCTGCCGAGCTAGCCGCGGTTTCGGCGATTTTAGGTAAATTACCAACGCCAGAAGAATACCTCACCTTTGCAGCAGACTTACAACAAGACAAGGACGACACTTATCGTTATATGAACTTTGACCAAATCAACAGCTATACTAAAAAAGCAGATAACGTGATTTTTCAAAGTGCGGTATAATTTTCAAGAATTTTAACACCACAAACGGGGAACATCAGTTCCCCGTTCGCTATGAATGATCACCGTTTTCTCTGACGAGAAAATAAAAGGAATTAAACATCATGAAATTAAAGTCAACCGTCTCTCAACTGTGCTTAGCGTTACCTTTTGTGTTGACAGGACAAGCCTTGGCTGAAGGAAAACTTACTGTCTATTGCAGTGTACAAAATACTACCTGCGAAAAAATGGTACAAACCTTCAGTAAAAAATACGACATTGAAACAAAGTTTATTCGTAATAGCACCGGCGCAACACTGGCAAAATTAATTGCAGAGAAAAATAATCCACAAGCCGATGTATGGTATGGCGGGACGATTGAACACCATTTTCAAGCTGGTGACTTAGCCTTACTGGAACCTTACCGCTCACCTTATCAAGCTGACATTATGCCACAATTTAGAGCTCTCACTGAAAAGCGCGGTGATTTGACCTCTATCGTTTATATGTTGGTACTGGGATTTGGTATTAATACCGAGAAATTCAAACAACTAGGAATCGATACCTATCCAAAATGTTGGTCAGATTTACTCGATCCGCGTTTACAAGGCTATGTACAAATGCCTGATCCGCAAATCTCCGGCACCACCTATACCGCTATCGCTACGCTAATTGAATTATGGGGTGAAGAAAAAGCATTTGATTATCTTAAAAAACTCAATGCCAATGTTTCAGAGTATGTGAAAAGTGCGTTGGTTACCACCAACTTATCACGTGGCGAATCTGCTGTTGCGGTTGGTTTTGTCCACAGTTATGCCACAGAAAAAGAAAATGGCGCACCAGTTGAAAGCATCCAACCTTGTGAGGGCGATGGCTATTCTTTAGGAGGCATGAGTATTGTCAAAAATGCCCGTAATCTTGAGAATGCCAAACGCTTTGTTGACTGGGCATTAACCAAAGAAGCGCAAGAATTGGTTTGGCGAGAAACCAAAGTCTATCAAATTCCAACTAATATCCATGCGGAAGCCTCGCCACAATCTGTCGATCCGAAGCAATTAAAACTGATCAATTATGATTTTGACCGTTTTGGTTCAAGTGCAGAAGGCAAACGTCTCACAGACAAATGGGTCAAAGAAGTGAAAATGGCAAAATAAGCTAAAAAAATAGGCAGATACTGTTCTGCCTATTTTTATTCTCGTCGTGCTTAAGCGTTTTCGATACCAAATGCCATGACTTCATGAATTGCATTTGCGCCTAAGGCAATCATCAATAAGCGATCCACACCTAATGCAATACCAGAACAATTCGGCACTCCCGCTTGTAATGCCCCTAATAAGCGTTTATCAATTTGACGTTGTGGCAAACCCATTTTTTGTCGTTGTACATTATCTTGCTCAAAGCGATGCAATTGTTCATTCACATCTGTTAACTCATGGAAACCATTCGCCAATTCAAGCCCCTTGTAATAAAACTCAAAACGTTCTGCAACACGATGATCTTCAGAGCTGATTTGTGCAAGTGCGGCTTGTGTTGCTGGGAAATGATAAACTGCGACCGGATTTTCTTTACCAATATTCGGCTCAACAACAGTGCTAAATAAAAATTGCAATAAAGTATCACGATCTTCTTGCTCAGCCTGCTGTAAATGATATTGCTTTGCCTTTGCCACTAATTCCGCTTTTTCCGCAGAAAGTGGATCTAAGCCCACATATTCTTGGAAAACAAATTGATAACTTAAACTTTCTGTTGGTTTACAATCCAAAATTTGCTGCAATAGATCATCCACTTCATTAATTAAACGATACATATCAAAATGAGGACGATACCATTCCAACATCGTAAATTCAGGATTGTGACGTTGCCCAGCTTCTTCGTTACGAAACACGTGACATAACTGAAAAATAGGACCACTACCAGCAGCAAGTAAACGCTTCATATGATATTCAGGGCTAGTTGATAACCACAATGCTTTCGATTTTTCAGCTGTAGGTGAAATAAATGTAGTGTTAAACGTCGATAAATGCACATCCGTGACCCCAAATTCACTGAGTACAGGGGTTTCTACTTCTAATAAACCACGATCAGTAAAAAAGCGACGAATTTCAGCAATAATCTTGGCTCGTGCTAGCAAATTCTCAATAGAGGCTGAAGGCTGCCAATTTTCTTGTTCAAACATAAACTTGTCCGTTTTATAAATAAGATGGCGCTATTCTAACTATCCCCTTAGGTTATTTCAAATTCTGCCTCACACTTGTACAGAAAATAATCTACGCATTCTATTTAAGTCGGCGAAATCCCCGTTTAAAAATCTGATTTATCCCTAGAGAAAAAAAGGGTTTCAGCAAAAAAAGCGATCTAGGATAAACGTTCTAAAAAAAACCCGTTTTAACTTTTTTGAGGTAGATCACGAAACTGGTTTTTTCTTGTAAAAAAAGGTTATTAATATCCCAAAATAGTGGCAAAATGAAACTACCCTAATGAACCAATTCCGGTTCCTTTTTACTTTATATTCTGATTGGAGGAATATCGTGCAAACTGTTAATGTCGATATTGCAATTGTAGGTGCTGGTGGCGGTGGTTTACGCGCAGCGATTGCAGCAGCGGAAGCAAACCCTAACTTAAAAATTGCATTAGTATCAAAAGTTTACCCTATGCGCAGTCATACCGTGGCCGCAGAAGGCGGTGCAGCTGCCGTTATCAAAGAGGAAGACTCTTATGATAAACACTTCCATGATACTGTGGCGGGTGGCGACTGGTTATGTGAACAAGATGTGGTTGAATATTTTGTGCAACATTCACCGGTGGAAATGACTCAACTTGAACGCTGGGGCTGTCCTTGGAGCCGTAAACAAGATGGTGATGTCAACGTTCGCCGTTTCGGTGGAATGAAAATTGAGCGTACTTGGTTCGCGGCAGATAAAACCGGTTTCCACTTATTACACACGTTATTCCAAACGTCCATTCAATATCCGCAAATCGTTCGTTTTGATGAGCACTTCGTCTTAGATATTCTCGTTGATGATGGTCATGCGCGTGGTATGGTTGCCATGAACATGATGGAAGGGACCTTAGTACAAATTAATGCCAATGCGGTGGTGATTGCAACGGGTGGTGGTTGCCGTGCATTCCGTTTCAATACCAATGGCGGTATCGTAACAGGGGATGGTCTTTCAATGGCTTACCGTCACGGTGTACCGTTACGTGATATGGAATTCGTTCAATATCACCCAACAGGTTTACCAAATACCGGTATTTTAATGACTGAAGGTTGCCGTGGTGAAGGTGGTATTTTGGTCAACAAAGACGGTTACCGTTATCTCCAAGACTATGGTCTAGGACCTGAAACACCAATCGGCAAACCTGAAAATAAATATATGGAATTGGGTCCTCGTGATAAAGTTTCACAAGCCTTCTGGCAAGAATTACAAAAAGGCAACACCTTAAAAACCGCTAAAGGGGTAGATGTTGTACACCTCGATTTACGTCACTTAGGTGAAAAATACTTACATGAACGCTTACCATTTATTTGTGAATTAGCACAAGCATACGAAGGCGTTGATCCTGCTAAAGCACCAATCCCAGTACGTCCAGTTGTACACTACACGATGGGCGGGATTGAAGTGGACTTCAACAGTGAAACCCGTATCAAAGGCTTATTCGCTGTTGGTGAATGTGCTTCTTCAGGTTTACATGGAGCAAACCGTTTAGGCTCTAACTCTTTGGCTGAATTAGTGGTTCTTGGTCGCGTAGCTGGTGAATACGCCGCACAACGTGCTGTTGAAGCGCCTGCTGTTAACCAAACAGCAGTAGATGCACAAGCGCGTGATATTGTTCAACGTTTAGAAGACTTATATCACCAAGAAGGTAATGAGTCTTGGTCTGAAATCCGCGATGAAATGGGTGATGCCATGGAAGAAGGTTGTGGTATTTACCGTACTCAAGAAAGTATGCAAAAAGCCGTGGATAAAATTGCAGAACTGAAAGAACGTTACAAACGTATTCGCATCACCGACCGTTCTAGCGTGTTTAACACCAATGTCTTATATACGGTTGAATTAGGTTACATCTTAGATGTTGCACAATCTATTGCTAACTCAGCGATTGAGCGTAAGGAATCTCGTGGTGCACACCAACGTTTAGACTACACTGAACGTGACGATGTGAATTACTTGAAACATACCCTTGCTTTCTACAATGGAGATGACGCACCGCGTATTGAATATAGCGATGTAAAAATCACGAAATCTCAACCTGCCAAACGTGTTTATGGTGCAGAAGCCGAAGCACAAGAAGCGGCAAAAGCCAATAAGGAGAACGCAAATGGTTAATCAAGCAATCATGAATATCGAAGTATTGCGTTACAATCCTGAACAGGACAAAGAACCATACTTACGGACTTATCAAGTGCCTTACGATAATCAAACGTCATTGCTTGATGCGTTAGGCTATATTAAAGACAAATTAGAGCCTGAACTTTCTTATCGTTGGTCTTGTCGTATGGCGATCTGTGGTTCATGCGGGATGATGGTTAACAACAAGCCAAAATTAGCCTGTAAAACGTTCTTACGTGACTATAGTGGTCATATGCGTATTGAGCCATTGGCGAATTTCCCAATTGAGCGTGATTTGGTCGTTGATTTAAGCCACTTTATTGAAAGCTTAGAAGCCATTAAGCCTTATATTATCGGCAACCAAGCACCTGCATTAGACGGTAAACCGCATCCATCTTCAGAGTTAGCCAAAAGCCGTACGAAACAAACACCAGCACAACTTGAGAAGTATCGTACTTTCTCAATGTGTATCAACTGTGGTTTATGCTATGCCGCTTGCCCACAATTTGGTTTAAATCCTGAGTTTGTTGGACCTGCTGCATTAACGCTTGCACATCGTTACAACCTTGATAATCGTGACCACGGTAAAGAAGAACGAATGAAGATTATTAATGGTAAAAATGGGGTGTGGAGCTGTACATTTGTTGGCTATTGTTCGGAAGTCTGTCCAAAACACGTCGATCCAGCTTCCGCGGTAAACCAAGGTAAAGTCGAAAGTGCAAAAGACTTTGTAATTGCAATGCTTAAACCGCAAAAGTAAGGAGTGTAAAATGACAGCAACAACCAGTAAACGCAAAAAATACGTGCGTGAAATGAAACCAACTTGGTGGAAAAAGTTAGATTTTTACAAACTTTATATTGCGCGTGAAGCCACTGCAATTCCAACACTTTGGTTCTGTTTAGTCTTACTTTATGGAGTGATTAGCCTAGGTAGTTTAGACAGTTTTGGCAATTTCATTTCATTCTTGAAAAACCCGATTGTGATTATTTTAAATATCATCACACTCGGTGCAATGTTATTAAATACGGTGACTTACTATGTAATGACACCTAAAGTATTAAATATCATTGTTAAGAATGAACGAATTAATCCTAACATCATTACGATGGCATTGTGGGCGGTAACAGCCTTTATCAGCCTCGTCATTTTAGTCTTTATGTATGTATAAGCGAGGAGAGAAAGATGAAAGATACACCAAAACGTTCTAATGAACCTGTTGTATGGTTATTATTTGGCGCAGGAACAACTGTCAGTGCCATGTTCTATCCTGTGTTAGTATTAATTCTTGGCTTCTTGCTACCATTTGGTTTAATTGATCCTAAAAATATCATTGAACTTATAGGCTTCTTACACAGTCCATTAGGTAAATTACTGTTACTTGTGTTATTAATTTTCCCAATGTGGGGAGCAATGCACCGTATCCATCATGGTATGCATGACTTCAAAATCCACATTCCGGCAAGTGGTGTCATTTTCTATGGTTTATCTGTGCTTTATACGGT
It contains:
- a CDS encoding ABC transporter substrate-binding protein, with the translated sequence MKLKSTVSQLCLALPFVLTGQALAEGKLTVYCSVQNTTCEKMVQTFSKKYDIETKFIRNSTGATLAKLIAEKNNPQADVWYGGTIEHHFQAGDLALLEPYRSPYQADIMPQFRALTEKRGDLTSIVYMLVLGFGINTEKFKQLGIDTYPKCWSDLLDPRLQGYVQMPDPQISGTTYTAIATLIELWGEEKAFDYLKKLNANVSEYVKSALVTTNLSRGESAVAVGFVHSYATEKENGAPVESIQPCEGDGYSLGGMSIVKNARNLENAKRFVDWALTKEAQELVWRETKVYQIPTNIHAEASPQSVDPKQLKLINYDFDRFGSSAEGKRLTDKWVKEVKMAK
- the epmA gene encoding elongation factor P--(R)-beta-lysine ligase codes for the protein MFEQENWQPSASIENLLARAKIIAEIRRFFTDRGLLEVETPVLSEFGVTDVHLSTFNTTFISPTAEKSKALWLSTSPEYHMKRLLAAGSGPIFQLCHVFRNEEAGQRHNPEFTMLEWYRPHFDMYRLINEVDDLLQQILDCKPTESLSYQFVFQEYVGLDPLSAEKAELVAKAKQYHLQQAEQEDRDTLLQFLFSTVVEPNIGKENPVAVYHFPATQAALAQISSEDHRVAERFEFYYKGLELANGFHELTDVNEQLHRFEQDNVQRQKMGLPQRQIDKRLLGALQAGVPNCSGIALGVDRLLMIALGANAIHEVMAFGIENA
- the frdA gene encoding fumarate reductase (quinol) flavoprotein subunit, coding for MQTVNVDIAIVGAGGGGLRAAIAAAEANPNLKIALVSKVYPMRSHTVAAEGGAAAVIKEEDSYDKHFHDTVAGGDWLCEQDVVEYFVQHSPVEMTQLERWGCPWSRKQDGDVNVRRFGGMKIERTWFAADKTGFHLLHTLFQTSIQYPQIVRFDEHFVLDILVDDGHARGMVAMNMMEGTLVQINANAVVIATGGGCRAFRFNTNGGIVTGDGLSMAYRHGVPLRDMEFVQYHPTGLPNTGILMTEGCRGEGGILVNKDGYRYLQDYGLGPETPIGKPENKYMELGPRDKVSQAFWQELQKGNTLKTAKGVDVVHLDLRHLGEKYLHERLPFICELAQAYEGVDPAKAPIPVRPVVHYTMGGIEVDFNSETRIKGLFAVGECASSGLHGANRLGSNSLAELVVLGRVAGEYAAQRAVEAPAVNQTAVDAQARDIVQRLEDLYHQEGNESWSEIRDEMGDAMEEGCGIYRTQESMQKAVDKIAELKERYKRIRITDRSSVFNTNVLYTVELGYILDVAQSIANSAIERKESRGAHQRLDYTERDDVNYLKHTLAFYNGDDAPRIEYSDVKITKSQPAKRVYGAEAEAQEAAKANKENANG
- a CDS encoding succinate dehydrogenase/fumarate reductase iron-sulfur subunit produces the protein MVNQAIMNIEVLRYNPEQDKEPYLRTYQVPYDNQTSLLDALGYIKDKLEPELSYRWSCRMAICGSCGMMVNNKPKLACKTFLRDYSGHMRIEPLANFPIERDLVVDLSHFIESLEAIKPYIIGNQAPALDGKPHPSSELAKSRTKQTPAQLEKYRTFSMCINCGLCYAACPQFGLNPEFVGPAALTLAHRYNLDNRDHGKEERMKIINGKNGVWSCTFVGYCSEVCPKHVDPASAVNQGKVESAKDFVIAMLKPQK
- the frdC gene encoding fumarate reductase subunit FrdC, with protein sequence MTATTSKRKKYVREMKPTWWKKLDFYKLYIAREATAIPTLWFCLVLLYGVISLGSLDSFGNFISFLKNPIVIILNIITLGAMLLNTVTYYVMTPKVLNIIVKNERINPNIITMALWAVTAFISLVILVFMYV
- the frdD gene encoding fumarate reductase subunit FrdD, which codes for MKDTPKRSNEPVVWLLFGAGTTVSAMFYPVLVLILGFLLPFGLIDPKNIIELIGFLHSPLGKLLLLVLLIFPMWGAMHRIHHGMHDFKIHIPASGVIFYGLSVLYTVLVCFAVFSL